A single window of Pseudomonas lijiangensis DNA harbors:
- the gbdR gene encoding choline metabolism transcriptional regulator GbdR has product MTSFNAGAQPQNRAPQSIGFLLLDNFTLISLASAVEPLRMANQLSGRELYRWTTLSVDGNQVWASDGLQITPDAAMQKAPALDTIIVCGGVGIQRTVTREHVSWLQSQARQSRRLGAVCTGSWALACAGLLDGFDCSVHWECLAAMQEAFPRVSMSTRLFTLDRNRFTSSGGTAPLDMMLHLISRDHGRELSAAISEMFVYERIRNEQDHQRVPLKHMLGTNQPKLQEIVALMEANLEEPIDLDELAVYVSVSRRQLERLFQKYLHCSPSRYYLKLRLIRARQLLKQTPMSIIEVASVCGFVSTPHFSKCYREYFGIPPRDERVGSNTAQQVAMMPIPQALVLAPLSGPMSALSQARNESTFASVRL; this is encoded by the coding sequence ATGACTTCGTTCAATGCAGGGGCACAACCCCAGAACCGCGCGCCACAGTCCATCGGCTTTCTGCTGCTGGACAACTTCACCCTGATCTCACTCGCATCGGCGGTCGAACCCCTGCGCATGGCCAATCAGCTTTCCGGTCGTGAACTCTATCGCTGGACCACTCTGAGTGTGGACGGCAACCAGGTCTGGGCCAGTGATGGTCTGCAGATCACTCCGGATGCCGCCATGCAAAAGGCACCGGCACTGGACACCATCATTGTCTGCGGCGGCGTTGGTATTCAGCGCACCGTTACCCGTGAACACGTGAGCTGGCTGCAAAGCCAGGCTCGCCAGTCCCGTCGTCTGGGCGCTGTATGCACCGGCAGCTGGGCTCTGGCCTGTGCAGGTCTGCTCGATGGTTTCGATTGCAGTGTTCACTGGGAATGTCTGGCGGCGATGCAGGAAGCCTTTCCGCGTGTGTCCATGAGTACTCGCCTGTTCACCCTGGACCGCAACCGTTTCACCAGTTCCGGTGGCACCGCGCCGCTGGACATGATGCTGCACCTGATCAGCCGTGATCATGGCCGTGAACTGTCGGCAGCGATTTCCGAGATGTTCGTCTACGAGCGTATTCGTAACGAGCAGGATCACCAGCGCGTTCCACTCAAGCACATGCTGGGCACCAATCAGCCCAAATTGCAGGAAATCGTGGCCTTGATGGAAGCCAACCTCGAGGAGCCGATCGACCTCGATGAGCTGGCGGTTTACGTGTCGGTTTCCCGCAGGCAGCTGGAGCGACTGTTCCAGAAATACCTGCATTGTTCGCCGTCGCGTTATTACCTCAAGCTGCGCCTGATCCGTGCCCGGCAACTGCTCAAGCAGACACCCATGTCGATCATTGAAGTGGCATCGGTCTGCGGCTTCGTATCGACGCCACATTTCTCCAAGTGCTACCGCGAATACTTCGGTATCCCGCCACGCGACGAGCGTGTGGGTTCAAACACCGCGCAGCAGGTTGCCATGATGCCAATCCCGCAGGCTCTGGTACTGGCTCCGTTGTCCGGCCCGATGTCGGCATTGAGTCAGGCGCGTAACGAATCGACGTTTGCGAGTGTGCGGTTGTAA
- a CDS encoding IS110 family transposase — translation MSAYAGIDVSKATLQVALFPKADDLCVPNTEEGLASIAEYLSAHQVERVLVEATGGYERLSVKLLANAGFKVQRINPVRSRQFALAMGKRAKTDPIDAQMLAMFASSLEEKGFAKPDEEREVLLELVNLRSNLLQQRDDNRRRIKQAVLPCVVEIYLALEASLKVQIKSVDQLVAAQTRRVDSELLQRLEAVKGVGAVTIASLFCYLPELGDLSRGQIAALAGVAPYNNDSGTKTGKRQIYGGRSKLRRAAYMCALGMVRYNSDFKERYARLRAKGKCAKVALVACMRVLLIRLNAMARDGTPWRDQVV, via the coding sequence ATGTCCGCCTATGCCGGAATTGATGTTTCCAAGGCCACGCTGCAGGTTGCACTGTTTCCCAAAGCAGATGATCTCTGCGTGCCTAACACCGAAGAAGGTCTCGCCAGCATCGCTGAGTACCTCAGCGCCCATCAGGTTGAACGTGTTCTTGTTGAGGCCACCGGGGGTTACGAGAGACTGTCGGTAAAGCTGCTGGCTAATGCCGGGTTCAAGGTCCAGCGTATCAACCCTGTCCGCTCACGCCAGTTCGCGCTGGCCATGGGCAAGCGCGCCAAGACGGACCCGATCGACGCGCAAATGCTGGCCATGTTCGCCTCCAGCCTGGAGGAAAAGGGTTTCGCCAAGCCTGACGAGGAACGCGAAGTCCTGCTTGAACTGGTCAACTTGCGTAGCAACCTGCTTCAACAACGCGATGACAACCGGCGCCGTATCAAACAGGCCGTACTGCCCTGCGTGGTGGAAATCTACCTCGCGTTGGAGGCCAGCCTTAAAGTGCAGATCAAGTCGGTGGATCAGCTTGTCGCTGCACAAACCCGCCGGGTCGACTCAGAACTGCTGCAACGGCTAGAGGCTGTAAAGGGCGTGGGGGCCGTGACAATCGCCAGCCTCTTCTGCTACCTGCCCGAGCTGGGCGACCTGAGCCGTGGACAAATCGCTGCCTTGGCCGGCGTGGCGCCGTACAACAACGACAGCGGTACCAAGACCGGTAAGCGGCAGATCTACGGTGGGCGGTCGAAACTACGCCGTGCGGCCTACATGTGTGCGCTGGGGATGGTGCGCTACAACTCCGATTTCAAGGAGCGTTATGCGAGGCTGCGTGCCAAAGGCAAGTGCGCGAAAGTGGCCCTGGTGGCCTGCATGCGGGTGTTGCTGATTCGCCTGAACGCCATGGCGCGCGACGGAACACCATGGCGTGATCAGGTGGTTTGA
- a CDS encoding cell division protein ZapA: MSYDRNGVTVLSILGNEYSIKAPAGEDKTLLQAAAMLQASLADTKRKYPTLIGDRLLVLAALNLCSQQIELEQQHKVELARYQEQVSATVDVIAKTISQG; this comes from the coding sequence ATGAGCTACGACAGAAACGGGGTAACCGTTCTCTCCATCCTGGGTAACGAATATTCGATCAAGGCACCTGCCGGCGAGGACAAGACTCTTCTGCAGGCCGCAGCGATGCTCCAGGCATCCCTTGCCGATACCAAGCGCAAATACCCGACCCTGATCGGTGACCGTCTGCTGGTGCTGGCGGCGCTGAACCTGTGTTCGCAGCAGATCGAGCTTGAGCAGCAGCACAAGGTCGAGCTGGCACGCTATCAGGAGCAGGTCAGCGCGACGGTGGATGTGATTGCCAAGACCATTTCGCAGGGTTGA
- a CDS encoding threonine aldolase family protein: MTDQSQQFASDNYSGICPEAWAAMEQANKGHQRAYGDDQWTARASDDFRRLFETDCEVFFAFNGTAANSLALSSLCQSYHSVICSETAHVETDECGAPEFFSNGSKLLTAPSAGGKLTPESIREVALKRQDIHYPKPRVVTLTQATEVGGVYLPEELRAISATCKELGLHLHMDGARFSNACAYLDCSPAELTWKSGVDVLCFGGTKNGMAVGEAILFFNHDLAEDFDYRCKQAGQLASKMRFLSAPWVGLLENDAWLKHARHANHCAQLLAALVKDIPGVELMFPVQANGVFLQLSEPAIAALTARGWRFYTFIGKGGARFMCSWDTEEARVRELAADIRLVMQG; encoded by the coding sequence ATGACAGACCAAAGCCAACAGTTCGCCAGCGACAACTACTCCGGCATCTGCCCCGAAGCCTGGGCAGCCATGGAACAGGCGAACAAGGGGCATCAGCGTGCCTATGGCGATGACCAGTGGACTGCCCGCGCCTCCGACGATTTCCGTCGACTGTTCGAAACCGATTGCGAAGTGTTCTTTGCCTTCAACGGCACAGCGGCCAACTCGTTGGCGCTATCGTCGCTGTGCCAGAGTTATCACAGTGTCATCTGTTCGGAAACTGCCCACGTTGAAACAGACGAATGCGGCGCGCCCGAGTTCTTCTCCAACGGCTCCAAACTGCTGACAGCCCCCAGCGCTGGCGGCAAGCTGACGCCTGAATCGATCCGTGAAGTGGCGCTCAAGCGTCAGGATATCCATTACCCCAAACCCCGGGTCGTGACTCTGACTCAGGCGACTGAAGTCGGCGGTGTCTACCTGCCGGAAGAACTGCGGGCGATCAGCGCAACCTGCAAGGAGCTGGGCCTGCACCTGCACATGGATGGCGCCCGATTCTCCAATGCCTGTGCCTATCTGGACTGCTCACCCGCCGAGCTGACCTGGAAGTCGGGCGTCGATGTGCTGTGCTTTGGCGGCACCAAGAACGGCATGGCGGTGGGTGAAGCCATCCTGTTCTTCAACCATGATCTGGCCGAAGACTTCGACTATCGCTGCAAGCAGGCCGGGCAACTGGCTTCGAAAATGCGCTTTCTGTCCGCGCCATGGGTCGGGCTGCTGGAAAACGACGCCTGGCTCAAACATGCGCGCCATGCCAACCATTGCGCGCAACTGCTGGCCGCACTGGTCAAGGATATTCCAGGCGTGGAGCTGATGTTCCCGGTGCAGGCCAACGGCGTGTTCCTGCAACTCTCGGAACCGGCGATTGCCGCATTGACCGCCAGGGGCTGGCGTTTCTACACCTTCATCGGCAAGGGCGGCGCACGCTTCATGTGCTCCTGGGATACCGAAGAAGCACGGGTGCGGGAACTGGCGGCCGATATTCGCCTGGTGATGCAGGGTTAG
- a CDS encoding TraX family protein, protein MDLSNPPFLPGRDKALDLLKWLAMLSMVLDHLRYVGWAVNVLYVPGRLAFPWFCLAIAVNLARRSAALVTPRVQWRYLGWVLAFAVLSEIPYRLFMADATTLNVMPTLLLGLLVAQGWRHRNVTTRLMAIVALLFAALFQQHLMFGFAGVLLPLVLLLVLQKPLWYAVFPAVLCVAANAWPDMFAGATWGDPISIGSIIACLIAPVMGIALLRQKPGFAVMPMRRWAYAIYPGHFLVLLGLRELLAL, encoded by the coding sequence ATGGATCTTTCAAACCCGCCCTTTCTGCCGGGACGCGACAAGGCGCTGGATCTGCTCAAATGGCTGGCGATGCTGAGCATGGTGCTCGATCACCTGCGCTATGTGGGCTGGGCGGTCAATGTTCTCTACGTGCCGGGACGTCTGGCCTTTCCCTGGTTTTGCCTGGCGATTGCCGTCAACCTGGCGCGCCGCAGCGCCGCGCTGGTGACGCCCCGGGTGCAGTGGCGTTATCTGGGCTGGGTGTTGGCGTTTGCGGTGTTGTCGGAGATTCCCTATCGACTGTTCATGGCCGATGCCACGACCCTGAATGTCATGCCGACCCTGTTGCTCGGGCTTCTGGTTGCCCAGGGCTGGCGACACCGCAATGTCACGACACGACTCATGGCCATTGTTGCCCTGTTGTTTGCCGCGCTCTTTCAGCAACACCTGATGTTCGGTTTTGCGGGTGTGCTGCTGCCGCTGGTGTTGCTGCTGGTCTTGCAGAAACCGCTCTGGTACGCGGTTTTTCCGGCGGTACTCTGTGTGGCGGCCAATGCCTGGCCGGATATGTTCGCCGGTGCAACGTGGGGTGATCCGATCTCCATTGGTTCGATCATCGCTTGCCTGATCGCGCCGGTCATGGGTATTGCATTGCTGCGCCAGAAGCCGGGGTTTGCGGTCATGCCGATGCGGCGCTGGGCTTATGCGATCTATCCCGGACATTTTCTGGTCTTGCTGGGGCTGCGGGAGTTATTGGCCCTCTGA
- the alaC gene encoding alanine transaminase, with protein MADQGLPRRFARIDRLPPYVFNITAELKMAARRRGEDIIDLSMGNPDGATPPHIVEKLVTVAQREDTHGYSTSRGIPRLRRAISNWYKKRYEVDIDPESEAIVTIGSKEGLAHLMLATLDQGDTVLVPNPSYPIHIYGAVIAGAQVRSVPLVPGVDFFAELEKAIRGSIPKPKMMILGFPSNPTAQCVELDFFERVVALAKQYDVLVIHDLAYADIVYDGWKAPSIMQVPGAKDIAVEFFTLSKSYNMAGWRIGFMVGNPELVSALARIKSYHDYGTFTPLQVAAIAALEGDQQCVLDIAEQYRQRRNVLVKGLHELGWMVENPKASMYVWARIPPAYAHLGSLEFAKKLLAEAKVCVSPGIGFGEYGDDHVRFALIENQDRIRQAVRGIRAMFRADGYVSKKE; from the coding sequence ATGGCTGACCAAGGTTTGCCGCGCCGCTTTGCGCGCATAGATCGACTCCCCCCTTACGTGTTCAACATCACTGCCGAGCTGAAAATGGCGGCTCGTCGTCGTGGTGAAGACATTATCGACTTGAGCATGGGCAACCCCGATGGGGCGACGCCACCGCATATCGTCGAAAAGCTGGTCACCGTTGCCCAGCGTGAAGACACCCACGGCTATTCGACCTCACGGGGTATTCCTCGTCTGCGTCGTGCCATTTCCAACTGGTACAAGAAACGCTACGAAGTCGATATCGATCCGGAAAGCGAAGCCATTGTCACCATCGGTTCCAAGGAAGGCCTGGCGCACCTGATGCTCGCCACCCTCGACCAGGGTGACACGGTGCTGGTGCCCAACCCCAGTTACCCGATCCACATCTACGGTGCCGTGATTGCCGGCGCCCAGGTGCGTTCGGTGCCACTGGTGCCAGGTGTGGACTTCTTTGCCGAACTGGAAAAGGCCATTCGCGGCTCGATCCCCAAGCCAAAGATGATGATCCTCGGCTTTCCGTCCAACCCCACCGCCCAGTGCGTGGAGCTGGATTTCTTCGAGCGTGTGGTCGCGCTGGCCAAGCAGTACGACGTACTGGTGATTCACGACCTGGCCTATGCCGACATCGTCTATGACGGCTGGAAGGCTCCGTCGATCATGCAGGTTCCCGGCGCCAAGGACATTGCGGTGGAGTTCTTCACCCTGTCCAAGAGCTACAACATGGCAGGCTGGCGCATCGGCTTCATGGTCGGTAACCCGGAGCTGGTCAGTGCGCTGGCGCGGATCAAGAGCTATCACGACTACGGCACCTTCACGCCCTTGCAGGTGGCCGCGATTGCTGCGCTCGAAGGCGACCAGCAATGCGTGCTCGACATCGCCGAGCAATATCGTCAGCGCCGCAATGTGCTGGTCAAGGGCCTGCACGAGCTGGGCTGGATGGTGGAAAACCCCAAAGCGTCGATGTATGTCTGGGCCAGGATTCCGCCTGCGTATGCGCACCTCGGCTCGCTGGAGTTCGCCAAGAAGTTGCTGGCCGAAGCCAAGGTCTGTGTGTCGCCGGGTATCGGTTTCGGTGAATACGGCGACGACCATGTGCGTTTCGCACTGATTGAAAACCAGGACCGTATCCGTCAGGCCGTGCGTGGCATTCGCGCCATGTTCCGTGCGGATGGCTATGTAAGCAAGAAAGAGTAA
- the glyA gene encoding serine hydroxymethyltransferase, giving the protein MFSKQDQIQGYDDALLSAINAEEQRQEDHIELIASENYTSKRVMQAQGSGLTNKYAEGYPGKRYYGGCEHVDKVEQLAIERAKQLFGADYANVQPHSGSQANAAVYLALLQAGDTVLGMSLAHGGHLTHGAKVSFSGRLYNAVQYGIDTNTGLIDYDEVERIALETRPKMIIAGFSAYSKTLDFPRFREIADKVGAYLFVDMAHVAGLVAAGLYPNPLPYADVVTTTTHKTLRGPRGGLILAKANEDLEKKLNSAVFPGGQGGPLMHVIAAKAVCFKEALEPGFKAYQQQVIDNAQAMAQVFVDRGYDVVSGGTDNHLFLVSLIRQGLTGKDADAALGRAHITVNKNSVPNDPQSPFVTSGLRIGTPAVTSRGFKVTQCTELAGWICDILDNLGDADVEANVASQVAALCADFPVYR; this is encoded by the coding sequence ATGTTCAGCAAGCAAGACCAGATTCAGGGATATGACGATGCACTGTTGTCGGCCATCAACGCCGAGGAGCAGCGTCAGGAAGACCATATCGAGCTGATCGCCTCCGAGAACTACACCAGCAAGCGCGTCATGCAGGCTCAAGGCAGCGGACTGACCAACAAGTATGCTGAAGGTTACCCGGGCAAGCGCTACTACGGTGGCTGCGAGCACGTCGACAAGGTCGAGCAACTGGCAATCGAGCGGGCCAAGCAACTGTTCGGTGCCGATTACGCCAACGTCCAGCCCCATTCCGGCAGCCAGGCCAACGCCGCTGTCTATCTGGCTCTGCTGCAAGCGGGCGATACCGTGCTGGGCATGAGCCTGGCCCATGGCGGTCACCTGACCCACGGTGCCAAGGTGAGTTTCTCCGGTCGCCTCTATAACGCTGTGCAATATGGCATCGACACCAATACCGGGCTGATCGACTACGACGAAGTCGAGCGTATCGCCCTGGAAACCAGGCCGAAGATGATCATCGCCGGTTTCTCGGCCTACTCGAAAACTCTGGATTTCCCGCGCTTCCGTGAAATCGCCGACAAGGTCGGTGCTTACCTGTTCGTCGACATGGCCCACGTGGCCGGACTGGTGGCTGCCGGTTTGTATCCGAACCCGCTGCCTTACGCCGATGTGGTGACCACCACCACCCACAAGACTCTGCGTGGCCCGCGTGGCGGCCTGATCCTGGCCAAAGCCAACGAAGACCTCGAGAAAAAACTCAATTCCGCCGTATTCCCGGGCGGGCAGGGCGGTCCGTTGATGCACGTCATCGCCGCCAAGGCCGTGTGCTTCAAGGAAGCGCTGGAGCCAGGCTTCAAGGCTTATCAACAACAAGTGATCGATAACGCCCAGGCCATGGCGCAGGTGTTTGTGGATCGCGGTTACGACGTGGTGTCCGGCGGTACCGACAACCATCTGTTCCTGGTCAGCCTGATTCGCCAGGGCCTGACCGGCAAGGATGCGGACGCCGCTCTGGGCCGTGCGCATATCACCGTCAACAAGAACTCGGTCCCGAACGACCCGCAATCGCCGTTCGTGACTTCGGGCCTGCGGATCGGCACCCCGGCCGTCACCAGTCGCGGTTTCAAGGTGACCCAATGCACCGAGCTGGCCGGCTGGATCTGCGACATTCTCGACAACCTCGGCGATGCCGATGTCGAGGCCAACGTCGCCAGTCAGGTCGCGGCACTGTGCGCCGATTTCCCGGTTTATCGCTGA
- a CDS encoding sarcosine oxidase subunit beta family protein, translating into MQHYSGFGLFKHSLSHHENWQRMWRTPTPKKVYDVVIVGGGGHGLATAYYLAKEHGVKNVAVVEKGWLGGGNTARNTTIVRSNYLWDESAHLYEHAMKLWEGLSQDLNYNVMFSQRGVYNLCHTLQDMRDSERRVSANRLNGVDGELLNGKQVAEEIPYLDCSKNTRYPIIGATVQRRGGVARHDAVAWGFARAADALGVDLIQQTEVIGFRKENGVCIGVETNKGFIGAKRVGVVTAGNSGHMAKLAGFRLPIESHPLQALVSEPIKPIIDSVIMSNAVHGYISQSDKGDLVIGAGIDGWVGYGQRGSYPVIEHTIQAIVEMFPVLSRVRMNRQWGGIVDTTPDACPIISKTPVPNMFFNCGWGTGGFKATPGSGNVFAASLAKGEMHPLAKPFSIDRFHNGALIDEHGAAAVAH; encoded by the coding sequence ATGCAGCATTACTCAGGCTTCGGCCTTTTCAAACACTCCCTCAGCCATCATGAAAACTGGCAGCGCATGTGGCGCACGCCGACGCCCAAGAAAGTCTACGACGTCGTGATTGTCGGCGGTGGCGGGCATGGCCTGGCAACGGCCTATTATCTGGCCAAGGAACACGGCGTGAAAAACGTGGCCGTGGTCGAGAAGGGCTGGCTGGGCGGCGGTAACACGGCGCGCAACACCACCATCGTCCGTTCCAACTACCTGTGGGATGAGTCGGCTCATCTCTACGAACACGCGATGAAGCTGTGGGAAGGCCTGTCCCAGGACCTGAACTACAACGTCATGTTTTCCCAGCGCGGCGTCTATAACCTGTGCCACACCCTGCAGGACATGCGCGACTCGGAGCGTCGAGTCAGCGCCAACCGCCTCAACGGTGTGGATGGCGAACTGCTCAATGGCAAGCAGGTTGCCGAAGAGATTCCGTACCTGGACTGCTCGAAAAACACGCGTTACCCGATCATTGGTGCAACGGTCCAGCGCCGTGGCGGCGTTGCCCGTCACGATGCCGTGGCCTGGGGCTTTGCCCGTGCCGCCGATGCCTTGGGTGTGGACCTGATCCAGCAGACCGAAGTGATCGGTTTCCGCAAGGAAAACGGTGTCTGCATCGGCGTCGAAACCAACAAGGGCTTCATCGGCGCCAAGCGTGTCGGTGTGGTGACAGCCGGTAACTCCGGGCACATGGCGAAACTGGCAGGCTTCCGTCTGCCGATCGAATCCCATCCGTTGCAGGCACTGGTGTCCGAGCCGATCAAACCCATCATCGACAGCGTGATCATGTCCAACGCCGTTCACGGCTACATCAGCCAGTCCGACAAGGGCGACCTGGTGATCGGTGCTGGTATCGACGGCTGGGTCGGTTATGGCCAGCGCGGTTCATATCCTGTGATCGAACACACCATCCAGGCCATCGTCGAGATGTTCCCTGTGCTGTCGCGGGTGCGCATGAACCGCCAGTGGGGCGGCATCGTCGACACCACGCCGGACGCCTGCCCGATCATCTCCAAGACACCTGTACCGAACATGTTCTTCAACTGCGGTTGGGGCACCGGTGGATTCAAGGCAACGCCTGGCTCGGGCAACGTATTTGCCGCGAGCCTTGCCAAGGGTGAGATGCACCCGTTGGCCAAGCCTTTCTCCATCGACCGTTTCCACAACGGCGCCCTCATTGATGAACACGGCGCTGCTGCAGTAGCCCACTAA
- a CDS encoding sarcosine oxidase subunit delta, which translates to MLHIFCPHCGELRSEEEFHSSGQAHIPRPLDPNACTDEEWGDYMFFRDNPRGLHHELWIHAAGCRQYFNATRDTVTYEILETYPIGAKPQFTAKGDKA; encoded by the coding sequence ATGCTGCATATCTTCTGTCCTCACTGTGGCGAACTGCGCTCCGAAGAGGAATTTCACAGCTCTGGCCAGGCGCATATCCCGCGTCCTCTGGACCCGAACGCCTGCACCGACGAAGAGTGGGGCGATTACATGTTCTTCCGTGACAACCCCCGTGGCCTGCATCACGAGTTGTGGATTCACGCCGCCGGTTGCCGCCAGTATTTCAATGCCACCCGCGACACCGTGACCTACGAGATTCTGGAAACCTATCCGATTGGCGCCAAGCCACAGTTCACGGCCAAGGGAGACAAGGCATGA